The Echeneis naucrates chromosome 23, fEcheNa1.1, whole genome shotgun sequence genome has a segment encoding these proteins:
- the dusp16 gene encoding dual specificity protein phosphatase 16 isoform X2 produces the protein MSDRPGSKCGSGMLGPGAVRPIGAEALVALLEGGLDRVVLIDSRSFVDYNASHILEAVNVNCSKLMKRRLQQDKVQIAELLQHSAKKKLELQADQEVVVYDQNSLDPAALTSESFLSVLLGKLERSFPSVHLLSGGFSEFSHLFPGLCEGKSTLVPSCISQPCLPVTNIGPTRILPHLYLGCQRDVLNKDLMQQNEIAYVLNASNTCPKPDFIPDSHFLRVPVNDSFCEKILPWLDRSVEFIEKAKASNARVLVHCLAGISRSATIAIAYIMKRMDMSLDEAYRFVKEKRPTISPNFNFLGQLLDFEKKIKSPHVPEPLVCPKAPGGPGMALLEPLTLPCVLADTPEERLLAQALSGLQLPEGSEDSARLKRSFSLDIKSYGEPGGSSTHRGFPTSKPCQFSPVEEVSEQSTPEQSPDKEESNGPEQAAPPAYFTKPPPAAPNCPQQLHRSGSMEEHTTSFLLGLSHSQANLAKAGLGGALKGWHSDILLGPVTVSTSSLTGGWYLSSDTTRFYSTSILSGGGGFAAYSCSHGLEAVRRRSRQRTGDRGDSRRSWHEESSFEKQLKRRSCQMEFGDGLTDSRSREEMGKVGSQSSFSGSMEIIEVS, from the exons ATGTCAGACCGTCCAGGATCCAAGTGTGGATCCGGGATGCTGGGGCCTGGAGCGGTGCGGCCCATTGGGGCCGAGGCTCTGGTGGCCCTGCTGGAGGGGGGGCTGGACCGGGTGGTGCTGATCGACAGCCGGTCCTTCGTGGACTACAACGCCTCACACATTCTGGAGGCAGTGAACGTGAACTGCTCCAAGCTGATGAAGAGgaggctgcagcaggacaaagtcCAAAtcgctgagctgctgcagcactcGGCAAAGAAGAAG CTGGAGCTGCAGGCCGATCAGGAGGTCGTCGTGTACGATCAGAACTCTTTGGACCCGGCCGCTCTCACCTCTGAGTCCTTCCTCAGCGTCCTGTTGGGTAAACTGGAACGGAGCTTCCCCTCCGTCCACCTGCTCTCAG GTGGGTTCTCAGAGTTCTCCCACCTGTTTCCTGGTCTGTGTGAGGGAAAGTCCACCCTGGTGCCTTCCTGCATCTCTCAGCCCTGCCTCCCCGTCACCAACATTGGACCGACCCGCATCCTCCCTCACCTGTACCTGGGCTGCCAGAGAGACGTCCTCAACAAG gatcTGATGCAGCAGAATGAAATCGCCTACGTCCTGAACGCCAGCAACACCTGTCCCAAACCAGACTTCATCCCAGACTCTCACTTCCTCCGAGTCCCCGTCAACGACTCATTCTGTGAGAAGATCCTGCCCTGGTTGGATCGCTCGGTGGAGTTCATAG AAAAGGCCAAAGCATCTAACGCTCGTGTCTTGGTTCACTGTCTGGCCGGGATCTCCCGCTCAGCCACCATCGCCATCGCCTACATCATGAAGAGGATGGACATGTCTCTGGACGAGGCGTACAG GTTTGTGAAGGAGAAGAGACCAACCATCTCCCCCAACTTCAACTTCCTGGGTCAGCTGCTGGACTTTGAGAAGAAGATCAAGAGTCCTCACG TCCCAGAGCCTCTGGTCTGTCCCAAGGCTCCTGGTGGTCCTGGCATGGCCCTGCTGGAGCCCCTCACGCTGCCCTGTGTGTTAGCCGACACCCCCGAGGAGCGTCTGCTGGCTCAGGCTCTGAGCGGCCTTCAGCTCCCTGAGGGCTCTGAAGACAGCGCCCGGCTGAAACGCTCATTCTCTCTGGACATCAAGTCATACGGTGAGCCGGGCGGAAGCTCCACCCACCGAGGGTTC CCGACTAGTAAACCCTGCCAGTTCTCCCCCGTGGAGGAGGTTTCAGAGCAGTCCACGCCGGAGCAGAGCCCTGACAAAGAGGAGTCCAATGGCCCAGAACAAGCAGCGCCGCCCGCCTACTTCACCAAACCTCCGCCTGCTGCGCCGAACTGTCCCCAGCAGCTGCACCGGAGCGGCAGCATGGAGGAACACACCACCAGCTTCCTGTTGGGCCTCTCCCACAGCCAGGCCAACCTGGCTAAAGCAGGCTTGGGCGGTGCCCTGAAAGGTTGGCACTCCGACATCCTGCTGGGTCCCGTCACCGTCTCTACCTCCTCCCTGACTGGCGGCTGGTACCTTTCCTCTGACACCACTCGTTTCTACTCCACCTCCATCCTGAGCGGAGGCGGAGGTTTCGCAGCATACAGCTGCAGTCATGGCCTGGAGGCGGTCCGCAGGCGCAGCCGGCAGCGGACGGGCGACCGCGGAGACTCGAGGAGGAGCTGGCACGAAGAGAGCAGCTTCGAGAAGCAACTGAAACGGCGCAGCTGTCAGATGGAGTTTGGAGACGGACTGACGGACAGCAGGTCCAGGGAGGAGATGGGGAAGGTGGGGAGTCAGTCCAGCTTCTCCGGCAGTATGGAGATCATCGAGGTCTCCTGA
- the eps8a gene encoding LOW QUALITY PROTEIN: epidermal growth factor receptor kinase substrate 8a (The sequence of the model RefSeq protein was modified relative to this genomic sequence to represent the inferred CDS: substituted 1 base at 1 genomic stop codon): MNGYEAPDVSSGFYTTQQHTNSHDSPEPPRPKAKSSAKSLYEQRKHYTRNSINSLTDTSQYHVEHLTTFVLDRKDGMITVDDGIRRLRLLDAKGKVWTQEILLQVEEKSISLIDQETKNELENFPIGSIQHCQAVMNACSYDSILALVCKESGQTKPDLHLFQCDDIKANLIHADVESAMMDAKGGKVKKRPETLKMILKSDGVIPPPPPAPAPEPPEASNQVDIKSRVAAWSAWTNEQQEYERQHLISEDGAGPGNMTAAQVDRDVQILNHILDDIEFFVTKLQKAAEALNELSNRKKTKKSKKKGPGEGVLTLRSRPPSEDEFIDCLQKFKHAFNQLGKLKDHIQNPSAVDLVHFLFAPLRMVVQASGSVDLARSVLVPLLTREAIDFLHASGTAEERHLWVALGDGWTKCRLEWPKDFYFPPCVLTFRDGWEPPVLLEGTLGRDQELNQLAESLANAEVQRPEDPRTRSVQEVRTASVCSPPSDGYAFSNTPYKRMQILDQDAAVAAFKQAVSRRVDRXLRSHDAATKVFAKSKYDFVARNSTELSVLKDEVVEVLDDRKQWWKVNGAGGCGYVPNNILEMTKAVDISSRGEPIYSHTIQLMMPKKEFELFKQLLGELNENTRTDYVPSKPVAMPMPPTPTPPPPAPVRLPTPPLPPPTAEPAKQTATNSSSVSRQNSTTSSDNGSVVLREHANQRPAPFNRRKSNMEEVQDELMHRLTLGRSAQKKFQVPSRGGGGSLPSVSITYDSSPDDVRGWLEAKGFSPVTITSLGVLTGAQLFSLNKDELKTVCPDDGARVYSQVTVQKAALEKSSGSELQEIMRRRQEKLAASTCDSGVESFDEGSTH, encoded by the exons ATGAACGGATATGAAGCTCCAGATGTGTCCTCTGGattttacacaacacaacaacacaccaa CAGCCATGACTCACCCGAGCCTCCAAGACCCAAAGCCAAGTCCAGTGCCAAATCTCTGTACG aacaaagaaaacattacacCAGAAACAGCATCAACAGCCTGACGGACACGTCGCAGTACCATGTGGAG CACCTGACCACGTTTGTGTTGGACCGCAAAGATGGGATGATCACGGTAGACGATGGCATCAGACGTCTCCGTCTGTTGGACGCCAAAGGGAAGGTCTGGACTCAGGAGattctgctgcaggtggaggagaagagcaTCAGCCTCATAGACCAGGAGACCAAG AACGAGCTGGAGAACTTTCCCATCGGGTCAATCCAGCACTGCCAGGCGGTGATGAACGCCTGCAGCTACGACTCCATCTTGGCTCTGGTGTGTAAAGAGTCGGGCCAGACCAAACCAGACCTGCACCTGTTCCAGTGTGATGACATCAAG GCCAACCTGATCCACGCTGACGTGGAGAGCGCCATGATGGACGCCAAAGGAGGGAAAGTGAAGAAACGGCCAGAGACACTGAA GATGATCCTGAAGAGTGACGGGGTCATCCCTCCGCCGCCCCCTGCTCCCGCTCCCGAACCTCCAGAAGCATCCAATCAAGTGGACATAAAGAGCCGAGTGGCCGCCTGGTCGGCCTGGACCAATGAGCAGCAAGAAT ATGAGCGCCAGCATCTGATATCAGAGGATGGGGCGGGGCCTGGGAACATGACCGCAGCCCAAGTGGACAGAGACGTG caaatCCTGAACCACATCCTGGACGACATTGAGTTCTTTGTCACCAAACTTCAGAAGGCGGCTGAAGCTTTAAACGAGCTGTCCAACAGGAAGAAGACCAAGAAGAGCAAGAAGAAAGGTCCAGGAG AGGGCGTCCTCACGCTGCGGTCCAGACCGCCGTCCGAGGACGAGTTCATCGACTGTCTGCAGAAGTTCAAACATGCCTTCAACCAGCTG GGGAAGCTGAAGGACCACATACAGAACCCCAGCGCTGTGGACCTGGTTCACTTCCTATTTGCTCCTCTCAGGATG GTGGTCCAGGCCTCAGGCAGTGTGGATCTGGCTCGGAGTGTCCTGGTTCCTCTGCTGACGAGGGAGGCCATCGACTTCCTCCACGCTTCAGGAACGGCAGAGGAGAGACATCTGTGGGTTGCCCTGGGCGACGGATGGACCAAATGCAG gttGGAGTGGCCAAAGGACTTTTATTTCCCTCCCTGTGTGCTGACATTTCGTGATGGCTGGGAGCCACCCGTGTTGCTGGAGGGAACCCTGGGGCGGGACCAGGAGTTAAATCAGCTGGCCGAGAGTCTGGCCAACGCTGAGGTCCAGAGGCCAGAGGACCCGAGGACCAGATCGGTCCAGGAGGTCAGGACCGCCTCTGTCT GTTCCCCCCCCTCAGATGGGTACGCCTTCTCCAACACGCCCTACAAACGAATGCAGATCCTGGATCAGGACGCGGCTGTGGCGGCGTTCAAACAGGCCGTCAGCCGCCGCGTGGACCGGTAACTGAGGTCACATGATGCCGCC ACTAAAGTTTTCGCAAAATCAAAATACGACTTTGTGGCGAGGAACAGCACGGAGCTGTCGGTGCTGAAGGACGAGGTTGTCGAG GTTCTGGACGACAGGAAGCAGTGGTGGAAGGTTAATGGCGCCGGGGGGTGTGGCTATGTGCCAAACAACATCCTGGAGATGACCAAAGCCGTAGACATCAGTAGCCGCGGCGAGCCCATCTACAGCCACACCATCCAg CTCATGATGCCAAAGAAGGAGTTTGAGTTGTTCAAG CAGTTACTGGGGGAGCTGAACGAG AATACAAGGACAGACTACGTCCCCAGCAAACCAGTGGCAATGCCGATGCCACCAACCCCCACGCCGCCCCCACCTGCCCCCGTCAGGCTCCCCACGCCGCCGCTGCCTCCTCCCACTGCCGAGCCGGCCAAACAGACCgccaccaacagcagcagcgtcAGCCGCCAGAACAGCACAACATCCAGCGACAACGGCAGCGTGGTCCTGAGAGAGCACGCCAACCAGAGACCCGCCCCCTTTAACC GCAGGAAGTCCAACATGGAGGAAGTCCAGGACGAGCTGATGCACAGACTGACTCTGGGCCGCAGCGCTCAGAAGAAGTTCCAGGTTCCGTCTCGCGGTGGCGGCGGCAGCCTGCCATCCGTTAGCATCACCTACGACTCCTCCCCTGATGATGTCAGAGGCTGGTTAGAGGCCAAAGGCTTCAGcccagt GACCATCACCAGCCTTGGCGTCCTGACTGGAGCTCAGCTCTTCTCCCTCAACAAGGACGAGCTGAAGACTGTTTGTCCCGACGACGGCGCCCGAGTCTACAGTCAGGTGACCGTCCAGAAGGCGGCACTGGAG
- the dusp16 gene encoding dual specificity protein phosphatase 16 isoform X1, which translates to MSDRPGSKCGSGMLGPGAVRPIGAEALVALLEGGLDRVVLIDSRSFVDYNASHILEAVNVNCSKLMKRRLQQDKVQIAELLQHSAKKKLELQADQEVVVYDQNSLDPAALTSESFLSVLLGKLERSFPSVHLLSGGFSEFSHLFPGLCEGKSTLVPSCISQPCLPVTNIGPTRILPHLYLGCQRDVLNKDLMQQNEIAYVLNASNTCPKPDFIPDSHFLRVPVNDSFCEKILPWLDRSVEFIEKAKASNARVLVHCLAGISRSATIAIAYIMKRMDMSLDEAYRFVKEKRPTISPNFNFLGQLLDFEKKIKSPHGTETKLKSLPYPEPSSEAPTQPEVPEPLVCPKAPGGPGMALLEPLTLPCVLADTPEERLLAQALSGLQLPEGSEDSARLKRSFSLDIKSYGEPGGSSTHRGFVPHGSSGDATEFYKPSAFKEPTSKPCQFSPVEEVSEQSTPEQSPDKEESNGPEQAAPPAYFTKPPPAAPNCPQQLHRSGSMEEHTTSFLLGLSHSQANLAKAGLGGALKGWHSDILLGPVTVSTSSLTGGWYLSSDTTRFYSTSILSGGGGFAAYSCSHGLEAVRRRSRQRTGDRGDSRRSWHEESSFEKQLKRRSCQMEFGDGLTDSRSREEMGKVGSQSSFSGSMEIIEVS; encoded by the exons ATGTCAGACCGTCCAGGATCCAAGTGTGGATCCGGGATGCTGGGGCCTGGAGCGGTGCGGCCCATTGGGGCCGAGGCTCTGGTGGCCCTGCTGGAGGGGGGGCTGGACCGGGTGGTGCTGATCGACAGCCGGTCCTTCGTGGACTACAACGCCTCACACATTCTGGAGGCAGTGAACGTGAACTGCTCCAAGCTGATGAAGAGgaggctgcagcaggacaaagtcCAAAtcgctgagctgctgcagcactcGGCAAAGAAGAAG CTGGAGCTGCAGGCCGATCAGGAGGTCGTCGTGTACGATCAGAACTCTTTGGACCCGGCCGCTCTCACCTCTGAGTCCTTCCTCAGCGTCCTGTTGGGTAAACTGGAACGGAGCTTCCCCTCCGTCCACCTGCTCTCAG GTGGGTTCTCAGAGTTCTCCCACCTGTTTCCTGGTCTGTGTGAGGGAAAGTCCACCCTGGTGCCTTCCTGCATCTCTCAGCCCTGCCTCCCCGTCACCAACATTGGACCGACCCGCATCCTCCCTCACCTGTACCTGGGCTGCCAGAGAGACGTCCTCAACAAG gatcTGATGCAGCAGAATGAAATCGCCTACGTCCTGAACGCCAGCAACACCTGTCCCAAACCAGACTTCATCCCAGACTCTCACTTCCTCCGAGTCCCCGTCAACGACTCATTCTGTGAGAAGATCCTGCCCTGGTTGGATCGCTCGGTGGAGTTCATAG AAAAGGCCAAAGCATCTAACGCTCGTGTCTTGGTTCACTGTCTGGCCGGGATCTCCCGCTCAGCCACCATCGCCATCGCCTACATCATGAAGAGGATGGACATGTCTCTGGACGAGGCGTACAG GTTTGTGAAGGAGAAGAGACCAACCATCTCCCCCAACTTCAACTTCCTGGGTCAGCTGCTGGACTTTGAGAAGAAGATCAAGAGTCCTCACGGTACAGAAACTAAACTGAAGTCCCTTCCCTATCCAGAGCCCAGCAGTGAGGCCCCCACTCAGCCTGAAGTCCCAGAGCCTCTGGTCTGTCCCAAGGCTCCTGGTGGTCCTGGCATGGCCCTGCTGGAGCCCCTCACGCTGCCCTGTGTGTTAGCCGACACCCCCGAGGAGCGTCTGCTGGCTCAGGCTCTGAGCGGCCTTCAGCTCCCTGAGGGCTCTGAAGACAGCGCCCGGCTGAAACGCTCATTCTCTCTGGACATCAAGTCATACGGTGAGCCGGGCGGAAGCTCCACCCACCGAGGGTTCGTCCCTCACGGAAGTTCAGGAGACGCCACTGAGTTCTACAAACCGTCTGCCTTCAAAGAGCCGACTAGTAAACCCTGCCAGTTCTCCCCCGTGGAGGAGGTTTCAGAGCAGTCCACGCCGGAGCAGAGCCCTGACAAAGAGGAGTCCAATGGCCCAGAACAAGCAGCGCCGCCCGCCTACTTCACCAAACCTCCGCCTGCTGCGCCGAACTGTCCCCAGCAGCTGCACCGGAGCGGCAGCATGGAGGAACACACCACCAGCTTCCTGTTGGGCCTCTCCCACAGCCAGGCCAACCTGGCTAAAGCAGGCTTGGGCGGTGCCCTGAAAGGTTGGCACTCCGACATCCTGCTGGGTCCCGTCACCGTCTCTACCTCCTCCCTGACTGGCGGCTGGTACCTTTCCTCTGACACCACTCGTTTCTACTCCACCTCCATCCTGAGCGGAGGCGGAGGTTTCGCAGCATACAGCTGCAGTCATGGCCTGGAGGCGGTCCGCAGGCGCAGCCGGCAGCGGACGGGCGACCGCGGAGACTCGAGGAGGAGCTGGCACGAAGAGAGCAGCTTCGAGAAGCAACTGAAACGGCGCAGCTGTCAGATGGAGTTTGGAGACGGACTGACGGACAGCAGGTCCAGGGAGGAGATGGGGAAGGTGGGGAGTCAGTCCAGCTTCTCCGGCAGTATGGAGATCATCGAGGTCTCCTGA